The Coraliomargarita parva sequence CGCCGCGTCCTCGCATCACGGCAGGCCTGCCTTCAACGAAAAACGGGCAATCCGAACCGATTTCCGCCGCCATGTCACGTAAGCTGTCCTCCGTAAACGGCTCACCACTCAGTTGGTTCATCGCCTTCAAGGCAATTGCGGCATTACTGCTGCCGCCGCCTAGGCCGGCCCCCATGGGGATCTGTTTGTCCAATTCGAAGTTGAAAGCGGTCGGCCGGCCCATCGCCCGATCAAAGACCCGAGCCGCGCGGAGAATCAAATTATCTTCGCTTATGGGGACCTCCCCGTTTCCGCAGGATAATTGATGTCCATCACTGGAGGATGACACGGTCAGCTGATCGCCAAAATCTAGGGCGGTCACCACCGAAACCAAGTCGTGAAACCCGTCTGCACGACGTCCGCAGACGGACAGCATGAGGTTCACCTTCGCCGGAGAGCGCAGGGAAACCGGGGCCGGATGACTGGCGTGCGAATGCAGCATCTGTCTCTTAATGAACACTCTGCGTGACGATGCCAGAAAAAATCCAGATTTCGCTTTGCAGCCAGAGCTGAACTTAGCTTACTCAGCGCTCATGCCTAAAGACAATTGCCAACTGATTCTCGCTCTGGACCTTGAAACACGCGCTGATGCCCTTGCGATGTTGGAGCGCCTCGGTGATTCCCTCGGCTGGGTTAAGATCGGCCTGCAGCTGTTCACCGCCTACGGACCGGATTTTGTCCGGGAAGTGGCTGACAAGGGCTACCATGTCTTTCTCGACCTCAAGCTGCATGACATTCCGAATACCGTGGCCAAGGCGGTTCAGAGCATCTCCCAATTGCCGGTCGACTTGTTGACCCTGCATGGATCCGGGGGTGCGGAAATGATCGAATGGGCCAACCGGGCCCGCAATGAATATGCCCCCTCCATGAACCTGCTGGCAGTCACCGTGCTGACCTCGATGGATGCCCCTCAACTGCGCTCCCTCAATGTGAACG is a genomic window containing:
- the ispE gene encoding 4-(cytidine 5'-diphospho)-2-C-methyl-D-erythritol kinase, whose translation is MLHSHASHPAPVSLRSPAKVNLMLSVCGRRADGFHDLVSVVTALDFGDQLTVSSSSDGHQLSCGNGEVPISEDNLILRAARVFDRAMGRPTAFNFELDKQIPMGAGLGGGSSNAAIALKAMNQLSGEPFTEDSLRDMAAEIGSDCPFFVEGRPAVMRGRGERLETLTEAVRQRLSGLPVLVFKPEFSVATAWAYGQLASAAPRYYESSEEAEARLQAFLGGGPLPELLFNSFEAAICQKFLGLRCLLDSLRKKSAHCLMSGSGSACFVIGTCQAERFEQEREIIYDAFGKDVFCIETFVSA
- the pyrF gene encoding orotidine-5'-phosphate decarboxylase, with amino-acid sequence MPKDNCQLILALDLETRADALAMLERLGDSLGWVKIGLQLFTAYGPDFVREVADKGYHVFLDLKLHDIPNTVAKAVQSISQLPVDLLTLHGSGGAEMIEWANRARNEYAPSMNLLAVTVLTSMDAPQLRSLNVNASPEEQVRHLAKLSLGAGAQGLVCSSLELAPLRASFGDDPIIVTPGIRPKGSSADEQKRIMTPADAAAAGSDFIVVGRPILKAADPAEAARAIQAELA